The genomic segment CTGCTGCGCCCCGGCCTGCGAGCCGACCTGCTGCGCCGCTCCTTCGTGCTGCGACGATTGCTGCCACAAGTGCTGCAAGGTCAAGCGCTGCCGTCGTCATCGCTGCTGCCGTCCGAAGTGCTGCAAGATGAGCTGCTGCGAGCCGACCTGCTGCGCCCCGGCTTGCGAGCCCAGCTGCTGCGCTCCGGCTTCGTGCTGCAACTAAGCCTGGCGGCCCGCTCGTCGGGCTCGTCAGCTTAAGCTGAAACACTCCCGGCCCTTCGCGCCTCGGTATGGTGCGAAGGGCCGCGGTGTTTTTACCGCGTAGCCCGCCCTCGGCGGCGCCCCTGGCGGCGGATTTATCGCACCAAGGCTTCGAGTTCTGCGGTCGAGCGCGACCAGGCCGAAAGATCGCGCCCCAGCAGTTTGCCGAGCTCGCGGTTGCTCGTGTCGAACTCGGCCAGCAGGCGGTCGAGGGTACCGCGATCGATGCGCAGCTCGTCGGGCTGATGCGCGTTGTGGCGCTCGCGGGCCTCGGGCGGCTCGTGTTGTGGATCGACGCCCAAGAATTCGAACAGCGAACGGCAGAACGCCGCCGGGTCGGCCCGCAGATCGTCGTGCAACAGCATCAGCCGGTCGGACGGCGGGACGTACTCGAAGTAGGGCGGCAGGTCGAGCACGTACTTGCCCCGGCGGACATAGGCAAACGGGCTGACCGACACCCCCGCCACGGCGGCCCGTTGCGATTCCTCGGCCAGCGCGTCGGCCAGCGACAGGGTCTCCAGGCCGTTCTGGCGCGAGAAGCGATAGTTCGAAATCGCGCGTTCGGCCGGGTGCCGCAAGATCATCACGACCTTCATGGCCGGGAACTGCTCTTTCATGCGCCGGGCGGCACCGGGTGATTCGAGATATGACGTCGATTTTTCCCCGACGGCCCGAGCGGTGCCTGTGTCGGCGAACCACTGGGCGAGATACCACGCGCGATCGCGTCCCGGCCGCGGGTCTTCGACGAAATATTTGGGCTCCGGCCACGCGGGCCGCGCCATATAAACCTGCGGATGGCTGGCGAGGATTCGCACGAGCGAGGTGGTACCCGACCGCTGCCCACCGGCAATAACGAAGTTGGGTTCCATCGCGGCGCCGTTAGAGCCTCTTGCGGATGCGATACGACTTCTGCCCCGAGACGTCGTTGACGATACGCACCAGGTACTCGCCGACAGCGGCGAAGATGATGAGCACAATGCCCTGGTAGAACGACATCAGCACGACCAGCGACGGCCAGCCAGGAGTTTGCGTCTTGACGAAGAAGCTGCGAATCAAGAAGAAGGCGCCCAACAGGAAGCTGAACAGCGACGTGGCCAGACCGATGCCACACAAGAGCCGCAGCGGGAAGGACGAGTAGTTGAACACGATCCGCCAAACCAGCCGGGCAATCGTGCTCAGGTTGTAGTTCGAGGTGCCGACCGGCCGGGCGTGATGCGCGACGGGTACGTTGGCAAAGGTCTTGGCCGAGAGCAACACCAGGCCGGGGATGTACGGAAAGGTTGTGTTTACCTGGCACATCGCGTCGACCACTTCGCGGCGCAGGCAGCGAAAGTTGGTCAGCACCAGGGTCTTGGGCTTGTTGAACAGCTTGTAGTTCAACCAGCCGACGAGCTTCGAGCCGAGCAGGCGGAAGGTGCCGTGCATCTTCTGATGAAACTGGCCGAACACGGCGTCGGCGCCCTCGTCGGCCTTGCGGATCAGGTGGATCAACTCCTCCGGCGGGTTCTGGAGATCGTCGTCCATGGTGATCACCCAGTCGCCGCGCGACTGCTGCAGCCCGCAGAACACGGCACTGTGCTGCCCGTAGTTGCGCAGCAGGTCGATGATGACCAGTTCATCGCGGCCCTGCTTGAGGCGTTCGAGCACTTGCCAGCTCTCATCGGGGCTGCCGTCGTTGACGAAGATGTATTCGTGCGAATACGGGTGCTGGGCGAAGAACGCATCGAGCCGTTCGACGAGCTTGGGCAACAGGGGCGCCGAGCGATAGACGGGGATCACGATGGAATAGCGCGGACGCGCGCGGCCATCGGGCGACGGGGCCGGCTCGGCCGCGGCGCTGACGTGGCTTTCGCTCGAGTGCGGCGCCGCGGTCATGACCGAGCGACCGCCTGGCCGGAGGCCAACGTCACAGCCGGGCGCCGCAGGCGAAAAAACTCGCCGATCTGGTGCACGACCTCGGCTTGGTCGGCCGGCGTGATCTCGTAGTAGAAGGGCAGCCTCAACAGGCGCGCGGAGATCGACTCGGTCACCGGTAGTGGACCGGGGTTGCAGCCCAGTTTGCGGCCCATGGGCGAATCGTGCAGCGGGATGTAGTGGAACGTAGCACCAATGTTCTGCGCCTTGAGGTGCGCCATCAGCGCGTTGCGCGTCTCGGCGTCGGCCAGCATCACGTAGAACATGTGATAGTTGCTCTCGCTGTGCGGCGGGCAATAGGGCAACTGCACGAGGCCCTCGGCGGTCAGCGGGGCCAGCTCTTGTCGGTAGAGCAAATCGATTTGGCGGCGGCGTTCGGCGATGGCGTCGAGCATTTCCAACTGGGCATAGAGAAACGCCGATGCGACTTCGCTGGGGACGTACGAGCTGCCGACGTCGACCCAGGTGTATTTGTCGACTTCACCCCGCAGAAATTGCGAGCGGTTCGTGCCCTTGTCGCGAATGATTTCGGCCTTGTGCAGCAAGGCCGGATCATTGATGCACAACGCCCCCCCCTCGCCACAGGTGTAGTTTTTGGTCTCGTGAAAACTGTAGGCGCCCAAGGGGGCCAACGAACCCAGGGCTCGACCGCGATAAAAGGCATGCACGCCTTGCGCCGCGTCTTCGAAACAGTGGACGCCGTGCCGCTGGGCGATCGCGAGGATCTCGTCCATCTCGCAGGCCACGCCGGCATAGTGCACCGGGAGAATCGCCTTGGTCTTCGGCGTGATGGCCGCCTCGATCAACCGCTCGTCGAGATTCAGCGTGTCGGGCCGGATGTCGACGAAGATGGGTTTGGCGCCCAGCCGGACGATCGCGTTGGCGGTGGAGACGAACGTGAACGAGGGCAGGATGACCTCGTCGCCCGGCCCGATATCGCACAGCATCGCGGCCATTTCCAAGGCCGCCGTACAAGAGGGGGTCAGCAGCACCTTGTGGATACCGAATCGCTCCTCGAGAATTCGGCTGCAACTGCGCGTGAAATGGCCGTCGCCGGCAATGTTGCCCAGCGTTACGGCCTGGGCGACGTAGTACAGCTCTTTGCCGGCGATGAACGGCTTATTGAACGGAATGCGTCGCTGCATGAACTATCGCCCCCCATGGGGCGGCAAAGGGAACGAGACGTGCAGGCCAAAAGCAGCCGGCGGCGATCATCCGACGCGGATATAGTCCATAATACTGGACCCGGGGGGACCGACAACGATTTCGCCGCACGGCGGACGTGGACGTGACCGCCCTTTGCGCACAGCCTCATGGTTTCGTCGCTACCTTGCTCCGAACCGTTGCAATCGGCACGTTGTCCTGCTCGTGAGACCGCGCCCAGGCGACGTGCCGGACCGCCGCGAGCAACTCGTCACGCCGCACGACGGCGGGTATGATTTGGGTTTGCGACCGCCCGACAGGCTGCGTTCCGATCGGATGTCGTGAGCCGTATGCCGGCGATCTGCCGCCGCCAGCCTTAATCCCCCCCTCCTGACCCGAGCAACCAGCCCGAGCCCGTTCGATGAGCAATTCCCCCCGCACGATGTTCGAAAAGATTTGGGACGCCCACGTAGTCCACGCGCCGCCGGGGGAACAGACGATTCTGTACATCGACCTGCACCTGGTCCATGAAGTGACCAGCGCCCAGGCATTCGAGGGCCTGCGCATCGCGGGCCGCAAGGTGCGCTGTCCCGAGCGGACGATCGCCACGCCCGATCACAATGTGCCGACCACCGATCGCCGGTTGCCGATCGCCGACCCGATCTCCAAGCAGCAGATCGACACCTTGCGGCGCAATTGCGAAGAATTCGGTATCCGGCTGTACGACATCAACGATCCTCACCAGGGCATCGTGCACGTGATCGGGCCCGAGCTGGGCCGCACACAGCCAGGTATGACGATCGTCTGCGGCGACAGCCATACGGCCACGCACGGGGCCTTCGGCGCGCTGGCTTTTGGCATCGGCACCAGCGAAGTCGAACACGTCCTGGCCACGCAGACGTTGTTGCAGTTCCGGCCCAAGACGTTGGAGTTGCGGATCGACGGGCGGCTCGCCACGGGCGTTACCGCGAAGGATTTGATTCTGTACTTGATCGGTGAATTGACGACCGACGGCGGCACGGGCTATTGCATCGAGTACACCGGCAGCGCCGTCCGCGCGCTGAGCATGGAAGAGCGGATGACGGTCTGCAATATGTCGATCGAGGCCGGCGCCCGGGCCGGGATGATCGCCCCCGACTCGACGACCTTCGACTATTTGCGCGGTCGCCCGTTTGCCCCGCCAGGCGCCGCGTTTGACCGGGCCGTGACGCGTTGGGAGCAACTGCCCAGCGACCCCGGCGCGAAGTACGACAAGTCGCTCGTGTTCCAGGCCAGCAATGTCAGCCCGCAAGTCACCTGGGGCACCAATCCCGGCCAGGTCGCGCCGGTGACCGGCCGTGTGCCCGAGCCGGCAGCGCTCGACGACGACAATGCCCGCAAGGCGGCCGCACAGGCGTTGAATTACATGGGCCTCAAGCCCGGCACGCCCATTACCGACATTCCCATCGATCGCGTGTTCATCGGTTCCTGCACGAACAGCCGGATCGAAGACTTGCGTGCCGCGGCCAAGGTCGTGCGCGGCTACCATGTGGCCGATCGCGTGCACGCGATGGTCGTCCCAGGCAGCGGACCGGTCAAACGGCAGGCCGAAAGTGAGGGCCTCGATCGTGTGTTTACCGAGGCGGGGTTCGAATGGCGCGAGGCCGGCTGCAGCATGTGCCTGGCGATGAACCCGGACGTGCTATCGCCGGGCGAGCGGTGCGCGTCGACGAGTAACCGCAATTTCGAAGGTCGCCAAGGCAAGGACGGCCGCACGCACCTCGTGTCGCCGGCGATGGCTGCGGCGGCGGCGGTGCGGGGCGCGTTTGTCGATATCCGCGACTGGCAGTTCAAGTAAGTTGTTGGCCGTTTTCTCAAGGCACCGAGATTGATGCAACCGTTTACCACGCATACCGGCCTAGTCGTGAGCATGGACCGGGTGAATGTCGACACTGACCAGATCATCCCCAAACAGTTCCTCAAGCGGATCGAGCGGACCGGCTTCGGGCAGTTCTTGTTCTTTGACTGGCGGTTTTTGAACGACGGGCAGCCGAATCCCGAATTCGAGCTCAATCGTCCTGCCGCACAGGGGGCCACGATTCTGGTGGCGCGACGCAATTTCGGCTGCGGTTCGAGCCGCGAACACGCGCCCTGGGCCCTCGAGGATTTTGGCTTTCGCGCGATTCTCGCGCCGTCGTTCGCCGACATCTTCTACAACAACTGTTTCAAGAACGGGCTGCTGCCGATTCGGTTGAGCGAAGTGCAGATCGACGACTTGTTCCGCCGCGCGGCCGCGACGCCGGGTTACAAGCTGACGATCGATCTGGCCAAGGCCACAATCCGCGACGAACAAGGGCTGGAGATCAAATTCGAGATCGATCCCTTCCGCCAGCATTGCCTGCTGAACGGCCTGGATGACATCGGGCTGACGTTGCAGCACGAGGACAAGATCGCCGCCTATGAGGCGCGGCTCAGCACGGCGGGCTGAGCGGATCGACGCGACCACCAGCAGCGGCAAGAGTTGATGATGTCCCACGACGGTACGCCCTGGGTACTCGAAACGACCGACGAGCGTTTCGCCGCCGATTGCATCGAGCGTTCGCACGACGTACCGGTGGTGGTCGACTTTTGGGCCGAGTGGTGCGGGCCGTGCCGGATGCTCGGCCCGACGCTAGCGCAACTGGCCGGCGAATTCGGCGGGCGATTCCTGCTCGTGAAGGCCGAAATGGACGTCAATCAGGGCGCCGCCGCGGGACTGCGCGTCGAAGCGATCCCGGCCGTTTTCGCGCTCCGCGACGGTCAAATTGTCGATCAATTTGTCGGTCTGTTGCCCGAACCGCAATTGCGGGCCTGGATCGAGCGCATTTTGCCGCAACCGGCCGAAGTGCTGGCGAAGGATGCGGCGCAGCTCGAATCGACCGCGCCGCGCGATGCCGAAGCGAAGTACCGAGAGGCGCTGCGGCTCGATGCGAACCTGGCCCCGGCCAAGATTGGCCTCGCGCGTCTCCTCGTGCACACGGGCCAACTCGACGAGGCCGGCCGCTGGATCGCCGATCTAAGGGAACGCGGCTTTCTCGAGCCCGAGGCGGAAGCCGTCGAGGCCGAGTTGGCGCTGCGCGCACATGCCGGCGACAGTGGTGCGGTCGACGCGCTGCGAGCGGTCGTTGTCGCCGAACCCGACAACGGCCAGGCCCGGCTCGATCTGGCCCAGGCGCTGGCGGCCGCGGGCCAGCACGCCGAGGCGCTGGAATTGTGCTTGAGGCTAGTGCAGACCGACCGCAAGACGCACGGCGACCCGGCCCGGGAGACGATGGTCAACATCTTCCACCTGCTGGGCCCGGACCACGAGCTGGTCAGCGAATATCGCCGCCGGCTTTCGGCCGCGTTGTACTAGGGCCGAGCGTCAATTTCAAACGGCCATCGGTCAGCGCCGTTCCCGGCGATCGATCGCGGCGCTGTGCGCGGCTCGCTGACGACATCGTCGTGCGGCAAAGGCGAATCCAGCCAGGCCGGCTCCGAGCAGTGCGAACGACGATGGTTCCGGGACTAGGTCCGTATCGTCGAACCATTTGAAATTCTTCTCCGGCGCTAGCATGTCGGTTCCGCTCCAGGTGAGCGTGAGCTTGCCGTACATGTCGCCCAGATTGCTCGGATCGGTCCAAGGCAACGACTCGACCGCCGACGATGGTGCGGCGCCCGTCGAGATGATGATCGGGATAACGCCCGCGACGCCCGTTCCGCTCAAGGGCGTCGAAGGCGTGCTGCCGTCGTCAAACAGGGAAGGTTGAACGCCGCCGCGCGAGGGGCGCAGATCGATCTCGACCTTCGAGATGTAGACCGCCAGCGGATCGTCGACCACCGGCGAAAAGTTGTCGATCTCCCAAATGGCCGAGGACGTCTCGCCCGAGACGATGAAGCCAAAGTTGGGGTGATAGGGCGTGCTCGCGGTGTGCGTCAGCGGCGTGCCGATCAAGGTCATGGTCACGCTGCCGATCTCCAGGGGCGTGCCGCTGAAGATCGACGAGAAGTGGACCGTCACCAGGCCGCCGGCGAGATCGTCCGCATAGTTGATCGGCTCGATGATCGTCGCCGTAGCGGGAGCGATGAAAACGGCCAAACAGGTTGCGACCGCCAAGGTCGAACGAAGCAGAGCAGCGTGCATGTGCGTGACCCCCAGAAGAGAAGGACGTGTTGTGCCCCACGCACCGTTGGCTCAGAAACGCTTTGAAGATTGGTTCGAGTAAGACTCCGATTTGTGAAATGTCCGAATCCAGCGCGAGATTATCGTTCGCTCGGGGCGGCCCGTCCATCTAATTTTCACCGGCGAGCGCCTCGTCTGACTCCGTACGCACAATGCGCACCATTCCGCTATTTGATTGGCAGCCATCGTTGGAGGCGCTTAGCAGACCGCGGTACGACGGCGAAGCAGACGAGCGGGTAACGTCCGAATTCGGTTGCCAAGGCCCGGCTGCAGTCGTTAGGCAGACCTACGCCAAGATTTCCCGGATGGGGCTACCGAAGTCGATCTCCAGACGCTTACGCCCGGGAACTTCGAGGCGGCGCGGGTCGAGGCCCAATTGGTGCATCACCGTGGCATGGATGTCGGTCACGTAGTGGCGGTTCTCAACGGCGTGGAAGCCCAACTCGTCGGTCGCGCCGTGCACGGTGCCGCCCTGGGTGCCGCCACCGGCCAGCCAGACGCTGAAACCGTAGGGGTGATGATCGCGTCCATCGGAGTTCTGGGCGCCAGGCGTGCGGCCGAACTCGGTGGCCCAAACCACGAGGGTCTCGTCGAGCAGGCCGCGCTGTTTGAGGTCTTCCAGCAAGGCGGCGATCGGTTGATCGACCTGATCGCACAGGGCCGCGTGGCCGTTTTTCAAATTGCTGTGAGCGTCCCAGGCCCCGGCGCCGCCGTTCGAGCCGTGAAAGATCTGTACGAAGCGCACGCCGCGTTCGACCAGCCGCCGGGCGGCAAGGCACTGTTGACCAAAGACGCGGGACTCTTTGCGGTCGAGACCATAAAGCGCTTGGGTCGCGACTGTCTCGCGGTCGAACGACAGTACCTCGGGCACCGACATCTGCATGCGGAACGCCAGCTCATAGGCGCGAATTCGCGCGGCAATCGCCGGATCGTCGGGGTATTCGACGCTGCTCAGTCCGTTGAGCTCGCCAAGCAGCTCAAATTCGGCTTGCTGCTCCTCGCGATAGATGCCCGCCCCGGGCGCTGCAAACGGCAAGGGCCGGGCTGGATCGACTTCGAGATGCACGCCGTTGTGCGCTGGCCCAAGGTATGCGGCACCATGCCCGCCGACGCCGCCGCAACAGTCGGCAATTGGCGTGCCCATGACGACAAATTGCGGCAGGTCGTCGCACAACGAACCGAGTCCGTAGTGAACCCAGGAGCCGATCGTGGGGAACTGGCCCTCGAGCGAGTGCCGGCCGGTGTGGAACTGGAGCTGTGCACCGTGATTGTTGTCGGTCGTCCACATCGAACGGACGATCGCCAGGTCGTCGGCGCGCTGGGCCAGGTGCGGCCACCAATCGCTGATTTCGATCCCGCTTTGCCCGTGCTTCTGGTAGCCGATCTGCAACGGGAACAACTGCGGATGCGGATGATGCAGCCCCGGCACGATCTCGCGCAGGTTCTGCTTGAGGAATGGCGACTGCAACGGATCGACGAACGGGGTCTCGGCGACGGTCTTGCCGGCGTATTGCGTCAGCGCCGGCTTCGGGTCGAAACTCTCCATGTGGCTGGTGCCACCGATCATGAACAGCCAGATCACGCTCTTGGCTCGGGGCTGGAAGTGCGGCTGCCCATCGGGCGGCGACCAGCCCAAGGCGTCGGCCACGTGTTCGGGCGCGGCGGCACGGGCAACACCATCGCGGAACAGCAGCGAGCCCAGCACCAACCCCGTAAGGCCCATGCCGGTGTCAGCCAGGAAGGTGCGGCGATGCATGGTCCCGCGCGCCGGGTGGCAGCCGCAAGCGAATGCGTCTCGAGATGGCCGGAGGGGCATGTCCGTACCTCAGCGAATCGTCACGAAGTCGTTATGGTTCAGCAGGACGTGCACGAGGTCCTCGCGGGCACGTCGCTCGGGCGCGCGTGCCGGGGTGTCGGTCGCATCTGCGAAAGCGGTCAATCGCTCGGGCGCCGCGAGTAGCGCCTGTTGCCGCTCGAGAAACTTGAGGCAAGCCTGCCGTTCGTCGCGGCTGGGCGCGCGAGACAGGGCCGTCTCGAACGCCGCGTCGATGAACTGCTCGGGTGGTTGCGCGGCGAGCGTCGCGGCGATTTGCCGCGCTTGGTTCCGCACAAAGTCGCTGTTGGCCAGCGCCAGGCCTTGTTGGGGGACGATCGATTCGGTGCGGCGGTAGCATTCGGTCATGCTGGCGGCATCGAACAGCTTGAGAAACGTCATCTGCTTCTCGTGCGCGTGTTGAAAATACACGCTGCGCCGCAGGCTGCTCAGACCCTGATCATGCGGCAGATCGGGACCGCCGGGCGACGCGTCGAGCGACCCGGAGATCGCCAGCAGGCTATCGCGCACCACTTCGGCTTCCATGCGCCGCGGATTCATCCGCCACAGCAGGCGATTGTCCGGATCGGCCGCAAGGGACTGCGGCTGTGCATCGCGCGCAGTCGACATGCGGCGATACGCTTCGGCCGTCACGATCAGTCGATGCAAGTGCTTCATGCTCCAGCCATGCTCGACCAATTCAACCGCCAGCCAGTCGAGCAGTTCGGGGTGCGCGGGCAGCGAGCCGTGATGACCGAAATCGAAGACCGATTCGACCAGGGCCGAGCCGAAATGGCGGAGCCAGATGTGGTTCACAGCCACCCGCGCCGTGAGCGGGTTGCGGCCATCGGCAATCCACCGGGCCAGCGCCAAACGCCGGCCCGTGCTCGTCGCCGGATAAACGGCCGTCAAAGGCGTGTAATTGCCGTCGAGCGGCTGCGCCAATGCGTTCCGGGCTGCGGCCAGACGTTCGCTGGCCGCCTTCGCGGCTTCCTCGGCCTTGGCCAGGCTCTGCTTTGCCGATGGGTCGTCGGGCTTCGCCTTGACCTGGTCTTGGGCCGCGTCCACTGCGGCCGTGGCCTGGTTGGCCGCTACTTCGGCGGCAGCGACCGCGGCTTCGCGCTCGCGCTGCTGAGCACTTTTGGCGACTTCGTGAGCGTCGGGCAAAACGGGCGCGCCATACCGAGCGCGGTCTGCGGCCACGCGGGCTTCGAGAGCGGCCAACGCCAACGCCGAAGCCCCGCGTTGTGCGTCATCCGTGGCGGCAGCCACAGCCGCCTGCGCCGCGGCCAGCGTTTCGAGCTGCACGTATGGCTGGTAACCGGGATAGTATGCCGCCACGGGGAGCGGAACAGGCACGATCGCCAGCGACTCAGGGGCCAGCGCCGACGGCAGACCGGGGCTGAGCGATTGCTGTTTATCCGGGTCGGCCTCGTTGCCGCGCACGAATAAGTAGGTCGGCGTGCCGGGATCCGCGTCGTAGGCCCGCGGAATGGCGGCGATCGTCACGTCGGACTGCCCCGGTAGCCGTTCGGCGCGAATCTGGTGCGGCTCGAAACAGGCCCGCAGTCGGTAGTAGTCGGTCTGTGCGATCGGGTCGTATTTGTGATCGTGACACCGCGCACAATTGAACGTCAGTCCTAGAAACGCCTTCGACGTGTGCTCGACGGCGTTGTCCAGCCAGACGTTGCGATTGAAGCGGTACCAATTGCGGGCCAGAAAGCCCGTGGCGCGCAAGGTTTGCTGGTCGAGCGGGGCAATTTCGTCGCCGGCGAGCATTTCGCGGATCATCTGATCGTAACCGCGATCGGCGTTGAGCGACTCGATGATCCAATCGCGCCAATGCCAGATGTGCAACTGGCTGTCACGCACCTCGGCCCCGTAGCCGGCCCAATCGGCATAACGCCAGACGTCCATCCAGTGGCGCCCCCAGCGCTGGCCATAGAGCGGGCTGGCGAGCAGCTCGTCGACCACGCGGCGGTAGGCCTCGTCCGAGGGGTCGGCCAGAAACCGTGACAGCTCGGCGCGCGTAGGAGGCACGCCCACCAGGTCGATGTACACCCGGCGCAACAGCAGCTCGGGCGGGGCGGGCGCAACCGGTTGCACTCCCGCGGCGTGCTGCGCGGCACCGAGGAACAGGTCGATCGGATTGCTCGTCGCGGAAGCGTCGCGGGAAGCGGCGGGCAAGGCGGCCCGGCGCGGCGGGCGGAATGACCAATGATCTTCGGGACGCGGTTGCGGCAGCTCACCGGCTGGCTGTGGTGCGCCGGCCGCGATCCAGTTGCCTACGGCGGCAACTTCCTCGGCCGCTAACGGCTTGCCTTCCAGAGGCATCGTCACCGCGTCGTCCGCCCCGGTGATGGCCCGATAGAGCAGGCTCTGCTCGGGCTGCCCCGGCTCGACGGCCGGGCCGCTGTCGCCGCCGGCGAGGATGCTCGCGGCCGTGTCGAGCCGCAAATTGTTGCGTTGCGAGAGCGCGCCGTGGCAGGCGTAACAGCGCCGCTCGAGAACCGGTTTGACCTCGCGCAAATAAAGCTGGTCCGCCGGTTCGGCCGCCGATGCCCCGGCGCCCAGCAGGCCGGCAAAGGCAAACACCAACGGCAGCGGCAGGCGATTTCCTGG from the Pirellulales bacterium genome contains:
- a CDS encoding PSD1 and planctomycete cytochrome C domain-containing protein — translated: MLPGNRLPLPLVFAFAGLLGAGASAAEPADQLYLREVKPVLERRCYACHGALSQRNNLRLDTAASILAGGDSGPAVEPGQPEQSLLYRAITGADDAVTMPLEGKPLAAEEVAAVGNWIAAGAPQPAGELPQPRPEDHWSFRPPRRAALPAASRDASATSNPIDLFLGAAQHAAGVQPVAPAPPELLLRRVYIDLVGVPPTRAELSRFLADPSDEAYRRVVDELLASPLYGQRWGRHWMDVWRYADWAGYGAEVRDSQLHIWHWRDWIIESLNADRGYDQMIREMLAGDEIAPLDQQTLRATGFLARNWYRFNRNVWLDNAVEHTSKAFLGLTFNCARCHDHKYDPIAQTDYYRLRACFEPHQIRAERLPGQSDVTIAAIPRAYDADPGTPTYLFVRGNEADPDKQQSLSPGLPSALAPESLAIVPVPLPVAAYYPGYQPYVQLETLAAAQAAVAAATDDAQRGASALALAALEARVAADRARYGAPVLPDAHEVAKSAQQREREAAVAAAEVAANQATAAVDAAQDQVKAKPDDPSAKQSLAKAEEAAKAASERLAAARNALAQPLDGNYTPLTAVYPATSTGRRLALARWIADGRNPLTARVAVNHIWLRHFGSALVESVFDFGHHGSLPAHPELLDWLAVELVEHGWSMKHLHRLIVTAEAYRRMSTARDAQPQSLAADPDNRLLWRMNPRRMEAEVVRDSLLAISGSLDASPGGPDLPHDQGLSSLRRSVYFQHAHEKQMTFLKLFDAASMTECYRRTESIVPQQGLALANSDFVRNQARQIAATLAAQPPEQFIDAAFETALSRAPSRDERQACLKFLERQQALLAAPERLTAFADATDTPARAPERRAREDLVHVLLNHNDFVTIR